TGGCGGGGATCCCGATCGACAGCAGCAGGGCGCCGCCCAGCAGGATCAGCGCGTCGATCAGGAGCGCCGCGAAGCGCGAGCCCAGGTCGGCCAGCTCGTAGCCGATCGCCACGTGCTCGGGCGTCTCGACCTCGACCTCGCGGTCGCGCAGGGTGCCGGAGAGCCGCGCCTGCTGGGGCGGAGGGGCGGTGAGGGCCATCTTCGGAAGTGCGAAAGTGCGAGAGTGCGAGAGTGCGAAAGTACCGGGGGGAGGCCGGCGGGCGTGCGAGCGTGCCGGGCCAAATCTAGCCGCCGCCGCCGCTTCGGTCGAGACTCCTCACCGCGAGGCGGACGACGAAGCCCGCCGCGAGCACCGCCAGGCCGGTGAGCGCCGTCCGCGGCGAGAGCGAGGCGGCCAGCAGCGCGCACGCGGCGAGGCCCACGGCGGGGACCGCGTCGGGGTACAGCTTCGCCTCGCGCGGCATGCGCAGCGCGGAGAGGTTGGCGATGGCGTAGTAGAGGAGGATGGCGAACGAGGCCGCCGCCGCGATCCCCCGCAGCGTCCCGAGCCCCGCCGCCAGCGCCGCCGCCGCGCCCACCAGGAGCGTGGCGCGCACCGGGGCGCCCGAGCGGGCGTCCACCCGCGCCAGCGCGCCCGGCAGGTCGCCGCGGCGCGCCATGGCGAACACCATGCGGCTGAGCCCCAGCAGCTGCGAGAGCAGCACGCCCAGCATCGCGCACACCGCCCCGGCCGAGACCACCGTCTCCAGCCACCCTGCGCCCATCGCCCGCGCGGCATCCGCCAGGGGCGCCGCCGTGCGCGTCAGCGGCCCGGCGCCCGCCCCGCCGACCGCCGCCAGCGCCACGGCCAGGTAGAGCACCGAGACGCCCGCGACGGTGACCAGGATGGCGCGGGGGATGGTGGCGCGCGGCTCGCGCACCTCCTCGCCCAGGGTGGCCACGCGCGCGTACCCCGTGT
This region of Longimicrobium sp. genomic DNA includes:
- a CDS encoding APC family permease, with product MRPEAEAQAQDRPPELRRALGLADAVGIGFGAIVGAGIFVVTGIAAGVAGPALLLALPLAGVAAAANALSSAELAASYPRAGGTYEYGWRVLHPWAGFAAGWMFLASKTAAAGTVGLGIAAYLARLAPGVPGRAVALAAILLFTAVNALGVRRSSAVNLGIVAVSTVSLVLFAAVGLARFDAAHLRPFAPAGPRGVLQAAALLFFAYTGYARVATLGEEVREPRATIPRAILVTVAGVSVLYLAVALAAVGGAGAGPLTRTAAPLADAARAMGAGWLETVVSAGAVCAMLGVLLSQLLGLSRMVFAMARRGDLPGALARVDARSGAPVRATLLVGAAAALAAGLGTLRGIAAAASFAILLYYAIANLSALRMPREAKLYPDAVPAVGLAACALLAASLSPRTALTGLAVLAAGFVVRLAVRSLDRSGGGG